atgatctcTCTCAAGTGGACATTATAATGCACACTCACAATGAAAAAAGGTGTTAAATGGTCATTATAACACTCTCATTATGAGTGCTCTTATATTAATCGATcctaacatatatatatatatatcgaaattttccatgtaatatcaatataaatatttttaatatcctAATTTTTGATACAATATATAATATCCACGTCATCTTTAATAAGAACAACCATGTCTGCTGTCAGATCTTTCACCCCTAGCAAGAACAACCATCGTGTGCTGTCAGATATTTCACCGTCGATACTTACCCTTTTGCCAATATTGACTTATTGTATTATGGAGAGGAGGAGAAATGCAATGGCCAAAGTCCGGTAGAGAATTTTTAACATGATATTATTTACCTATgaaattttttacttttttagtaaaaattacctaaaataataaaaatgctataaTTTTTTCCAccagaaataattatttagatttTTTGTTCACCTGATTTTAATATTCTACGTACGTCCTTGCACTTAGTTGCATTTGGATTAAGGTGTTCGAATTCatgtatttgaaattcatgatCTCCAAATTTATTTCATTGTTTGGATaaatctatactatattattaagtatgAGACATTTAAAGTAACTATATTAGAagacaccaaaatatttaatttcataattacccCTCTTACCCTACTAAAACCTCCACAAGTCGCTTCATATCTAAAcaaaattttccttttaaatcgaacaactattctaaattgaaaataattacgtgttaattatttagtattatttgatcaaattaaaaataatatataataacacATGCAACGCGTGTGTATCTTTTACTAGTGTAtattaaatttcaaatctatttttttaaaaaaaatttaattaactgtAATGATAATTGAAATAGATATGAAATACATTCAAaataaatgtcattttaaatttattctttaaattaaaACACACTATAAATCAAATTCCTTTTTTCGAACAATACCATTTGATTCTATACAAATGCAAACTTTAATAATTCTTAGACATTTCTTTTTGGTGCGCTTTGTGGTGACGTTAGACTAATGCATTTCGGTTATTGGAAATCCTTAACCTGATCATCCTCTCTTGTATGCAGTTTTCTAGTGTTCAATAAAAATTCCTTGCTataaaactaaaaaataaacatattttgcCTTCTATACAAAGGTAAATAGGTAAAAGCCCAACTGTAAAATGGATATACCATAATATTTTCGGCTATAATCAAGCATGTCAAAACGGATTAGAGAGACGGGCTGTACTATGATTTCGGTGACCGAGAAATTGTTGATTGAACCTACATATTTTATGTGGTGGTACGAGCCAATCTGACTGTCCTAACCAATTTTGAACTAGGTTTGGAGGGCGATGCGAGAAGATTAGGTATTTTGGAAAGTCcgtaaattattaatttaatctaTCTATTTTACGTTGTAGAGTGGGTTTATTTCGTTTTGACAAGTTTAACTATaattttaatgataaaataatttttgtaatCCTCTCAAGTCTGACGTTCAATAAAGTAGTTGAGATTTTTCTTGTAATAAAATGAGAGAGTTCGTATAAATAGTGACGGAGCCAAGGGAGCTCTCTTCTTAATATTTTCTCTTGAAgttctaaatttttattttattttttttatctctcAACCTCTATTTTCCCTGGCGGGAAACATGAGGATGAGTGTGCATAGTATAGGTTAAGACTGATAATCTGACTTCATCTCGatctttaaaaacaaaaaatctcgcgagtcgtattttgtgatacagatctttTATTCCGGTCATCTATAAAaagatattactttttatgctaaaagtattattttttattgtgaatatcggtaggattacctcgtttcacagataaaaattcgtgagaccgtcttaaaAGAGACCAACTCATCTTTGAATAAAAGCTTATATATCAAACATAAGTTTTTCATTAACACTAGTTACTCTGCATACGCATcgtcttttttatcattatcgatggactaaagtgaaatttgacaaattatggagggactaaattgatatttgaatggttgaaataaaaaaagtttgtgttgaaatttaaaaaaaacaaaaacaaaagtgtaatattagtatcatattagggtaaaattggaaaaaaaaaattgatgtccTGTCTAGATAGTTATTATCATATCCTCGcatttaataatatagtatagaagCATAGAATCTATTATTGATGtactttttctttcttcttctttttttaaaaaaataaaataaaataaaattttcatgtgaCGAATCCAGTTAGTATCAACCGTGGCTGTTGCCAGCTGCCCACAGCGTAAAGACCACATAAACCGAAACATTGCATTTGCCGCTTTCTGGTACATCGACAAAACAAACAATTAAGGGGATTAAAAAGGTTCTTAGGTTTACGTCAAGCTCGGCACCTCGTGCAAAGCGTGTGTGTAAAAAGGTGGATATGGGTAGGATATTTGTGGTGGATCTTGAGGGCCGAACCTACAAATGCAAATTCTGCAAGACCCATTTAGCTCTTGCTGATGATCTTGTTTCGCGGGCAAGTTTCTTGCTTTTGGTGGGAGAGTTGGCTGTACTGAgtgtttttagaagattttattTAACTTTTAGTTGTGTGTATGCTGGAAGTTTCTGTTCAATTTTTTGGGTTGTGGCTCTGTTTCTTTATTGCTAAATCTTGATTTGTTCCTTTGACTTGTTCTATTTGGTTTGTTTTATTCATATGTCCAGGCCTTTCATTGTCGCAGGGGGAAGGCTTATCTGTTTAATAACGCGTAAGTTCCTCGTGATTATTATAAAATTCGTTGTATAACAAGACTGGTTAAGCTTTTATAATTgttttcttgaaacaaacagcTCATTAATATGTGCTCAACTCAGCCTCTTTACATCTTTTGTTTCAgcaatttgttttaattttgttgaGGTGAATGGTTCTTGCGTATTTGATGGGTTTTGTTTGGAGATGTAAAATTTATGAGACGATTACAATCTGGGGCGAACTGTGGACTCCAACTGAATAGAACAGTGTTTGATCCATGTTAAGTGATATGTAGGAGAAGATTAGAATTGACTaagatttgatgattttacaGCATTAAGTGAAGTTGTGAGACGCTCAACACAGTGTAGGTTTAATCTTGTTCGAAGCCATTTATGTGTGAAGTATAAGCATTGGCAAAAATGCTTGGGAAAAGAGTGGGGACTTGATAACTGCTTCGTTTTTTTTTCCCAATTGACGTGGGAACAGGGACCCATTACCTTGCTGAGCATCGCCTCCAAAAGTTGTGAGATCCATGTGTATTGTAAATAATAAGGGATAGTATATGTTAGTTGTTAATTACTTTCTCATTTATGATTTGTGGTTCCATttaattgattttgatgaatTCCCAGCTAACAAGGGTGTGAAAACATGAACAAACAAGTAAAAGTATGCCAAAAACTTTTCCAGCGTAGCTCCTCCATTGCTCAAGGCAAGGATGGTAGAAAAAGAGGAAAATGTGGAGGCTAAAATATAGAATTGGAAGGCTATGAATGACCCCCATTTACCTGCATCATGTTTGTGTCTTTATAGGATTGGGGGACTATATTTGGGTCTTTATAGGATTAGGGGACTGGTGTTAGTATAAAATTGTAACTTGCCTTATCCGCCGATTAGATTTAATGTAATTTTCCTTTGTCTATTAAATTTTATTGGATTTATCGGGATTCCATATGACAATTGTTTGACCCTGAGATTTGCGAAATATATATCCTGCACCCAGGACCCTTGATTGGAAGCTCGGGTAATACCTGAAATGTCTAAGAGCGTGCCAGGCAGGTTGAGGAATCAGCCAGTTGGACCAAGCTTATTTGATGCGTGGTTTAGTATCGGGAGTTCAATAGGTATGGACCTCCCAGAAAGTTTATCAGGCAACTTGGACGACTCCTCAAGACTTTCAGTTCGGCCAGTAATCACCAGTTTAAGATCTAGAAATCAGTCCACTATGGGATAATTGTACTCTTGTTGGGCCTGAACAACTTTGAGATGATGTGTCCTGTCCATGTATTATGCCATAGTTATGTGTGTTTTAGGTATTTGTCATTCATTATGTGGGGTATCATAATTTAAAAAGCTATCATATTAGGTACAGAGAGGTTTCAAAATTTATCGAACACGCCACAATTTTCTGGTAACTGATGTTGGATCTAGAAATCAGTTTAAGATCTATAAATCAGTCCACTACAGGAAAATTGTACTTTTGTTGGACCTGAATAACTTTGAGATGATGTGTCCTGTCCATATATTATGCCATAGTTATGTATGTATTTTAGGTATTAGTCACTCATTATTTGGGGTATCATAGACTAGGAGATTCAGAAGACTATCATATTTGGTATGAGAGGTTTCGAAATTTATCAAACACTCCACAATTTTCTGGTAACTGATGTTGAATCATAACATAGACCTACCTGACCTATGTTTCCATCCACATATTCTATATATTTTCTTCGTACTATATGGTCTGATCATCTTTGAATCGATTTAGTTTCATAAATTTGACAGTAGTACTGTAGCTGATGAAATTACTACCACATCAACATTCATGATTTATAGCTCACTGACATCATAATGGCTCACAAATTGACACTCCTCCAACAGCTTTTGTATGCTACTAGCCACACCAGCCAGGGTCGAACCTAAGAAATTGAGAGAAGAGGACTGATTGAATGTATTGGAAAGTCATATatgaagtttttgaaaaattacttTTCCACTCCTCTCCGTGTTGGTTCTGCCCTGGAAAACTTTCTAATTTCTTGCAtgtctttgagttttcttgatCTCTGCAATGTTGATCTCAGAGTGAATATCACATTCGGACCTCATGAGGAGAGAATGATGCTTTCCGGAACGCATACTGTTGCAGATATATTTTGCTGTTATTGTGGGCAAATAGTTGGTTGGAAATATGTAATCTCGTCCGCCATATACTTCCATATTTACTTATTCTCTCACTTTCTTTCAAGTTTTGACTACCAAACTTTTCATCCTGCCCTTTCAGGAGACTGCACATGAGAACAGCCAGAAATATAAAGAAGGAAAATTTGTTCTTGAAAGGTACATTCTCACTCTAATTTTTGccatcatattttttttgaatccATGATCCATAGACGACTTGTGTTTATCATTTGACATCGTTTATCACTCAAAAATCATGTCAACAGAGGGAGGATTATTGATGGGGCGGACTCGGAATTCTATATCGATACTCGTCCTACGCTGAGTGATACTGAAGATGTGTAGCTTTTATTTTCGACCTGGTTTAATAGATCATAATCAGCCTGTAGATATGAAAGTAGACGCTGCACGAATCAGTTACCTAATGTGCGGAGGTTTGGTGTTCGAGTAGTTTAATGTAATGTTATTGTTGTTTAAGGACATTTGTAGATCATACAAGATTATCTTTTACTTTTATTGCTGCAGTTTTATTTTCACTAATTTTATAACTTAATAAAGCagtatcaaaattttcaacatggATGAAAACTGACTGTCCATTTTAGAAGTTATCCGGTGTTTGTTAACTTTGTAAGAACAAGTATATACATATATCGTGCACACTTATGTGAATGTTCTTCTTTAAGTGCTTAATAATATATTTCAATGTTTTTCAATTCAATATATCGGGAttcgattgatatctgtttGCAACACTCAAATATTGGTTATTGTAGATGCATATGAGATTTGGCTCATTGTTTCTATCTCATCatcagtcttagggcacatagaTTTAGATAGAGTCACACCATGATACATTGAGAAAGATCCATTCTTGGACTCCTCCATAGCGATTATCTTGTATTCCTAATATTTAGGACGATTTATTCATGCCCTTCGTGGAGAATTAACAgctaatcatattttaattgattGCAACATacctacatcattctcaatgagtagtatgtcatcaacataaaatacTAGGAATGTTACTGCACTTCCATCAatcttcttatacacacaaggTTTCTtatgatttttaacaaaatcaaattatttgatagtgttgtcaaatatgagtttcaactCTTCGATGTCTGTTTAAGTCTATagatagatctctgaagtttgcatattttTTGCTAACTTCCTATTGATATGAATACTTCACATTAAGATATGTAAATATCTTtcttaatatcaatattaaggAACGTTGTCTTCACATCCACCTGCTACATTTCATAGTCATGCCATGTTTCTATGATTTGCAATATCaaaatggacttgaacattgcgactTGAAAAAGTTTCGTCATAGTCAATATATTGCATTTGAGTATAAATTTTTGCAACCAATCTGACTTTGAAGGTCACCACATTTCTATCAACCCCAAGTTttcttttataaattatttgCATCCTATAGGAATAAatccctcaggtggatctactAGGGACCATATTTGGTTCGAGTACATGAAGTTCATCTCAGACTGCATGACTTCAAGTCATTTGGATGAATtgacatcagataacgcttctgtgaaattttttatatcaCATCTTGGAATTGGTTCGTCTTGGCCTTATTCAAGAAGCAGACTCATCTTCTTAGGTGACATTGAG
This window of the Primulina tabacum isolate GXHZ01 chromosome 4, ASM2559414v2, whole genome shotgun sequence genome carries:
- the LOC142543262 gene encoding protein yippee-like At5g53940 isoform X1: MGRIFVVDLEGRTYKCKFCKTHLALADDLVSRASFLLLVGELAAFHCRRGKAYLFNNAVNITFGPHEERMMLSGTHTVADIFCCYCGQIVGWKYETAHENSQKYKEGKFVLERGRIIDGADSEFYIDTRPTLSDTEDV
- the LOC142543262 gene encoding protein yippee-like At5g53940 isoform X2, giving the protein MGRIFVVDLEGRTYKCKFCKTHLALADDLVSRAFHCRRGKAYLFNNAVNITFGPHEERMMLSGTHTVADIFCCYCGQIVGWKYETAHENSQKYKEGKFVLERGRIIDGADSEFYIDTRPTLSDTEDV